A stretch of the Malus sylvestris chromosome 10, drMalSylv7.2, whole genome shotgun sequence genome encodes the following:
- the LOC126584301 gene encoding disease resistance protein RPV1-like, producing the protein MEKSKLSVIIFSATTMPLPIFYHINPSHVRKQQGSYADAFAQHEEHFKDNFQKVHKWRAALTQAANLSGFDNSKRTGREADLVKKIVENIWNKLIQILKYLGAWEALARPPLLMLYITAYLLNLKLLVFFKIVREDSEKYGLDHMQNKLLRKILGDEKMNIDTLSIGSELVKKRLLGTKVLIVLDDVNHVSQLELLVGDHVHFGPGSRIIITTRDRRILKKKVDVDKIYKVTRLQHDDALELFHLNAFKNSSTISDYTELSRIVVGYVGGIPLALRVLGSLFLHCESKEDWEDELNKLKKIPNKRIQNVFRLSYDRLEENEKETFLDIAFFYKGMNIDFAKRM; encoded by the exons ATGGAAAAGTCAAAGCTTTCAGTAATCATTTTCTCTGCAACTACTATGCCTCTTCCTATTTTTTACCACATCAATCCATCACATGTACGAAAACAACAGGGAAGTTATGCAGATGCGTTTGCTCAACATGAAGAACATTTCAAGGACAACTTCCAGAAGGTGCACAAGTGGAGGGCTGCTTTGACACAAGCAGCAAATCTATCGGGGTTTGATAATTCAAAAAGAACTGG GAGGGAGGCTGATTTAGTCAAGAAAATTGTGGAAAATATCTGGAACAAGTTGATTCAAATCCTCAA GTATTTGGGGGCATGGGAGGCATTGGCAAGACCACCCTTGCTGATGCTCTATATCACCGCATATCTTCTGAACTTGAAGCTTCTTGTTTTCTTCAAAATTGTTAGGGAGGATTCAGAAAAATATGGACTAGATCACATGCAAAATAAACTTCTTCGTAAGATATTAGGCGACGAAAAAATGAATATTGACACTTTATCTATAGGATCAGAGCTTGTTAAAAAGAGGCTCCTTGGTACAAAGGTCCTCATTGTCCTTGATGATGTGAACCATGTGAGTCAATTAGAACTTTTAGTTGGAGATCATGTTCATTTTGGCCCTGGAAGTAGAATCATTATAACAACCAGGGATAGGCGCATACTTAAGAAGAAGGTCGACGTTGATAAGATATACAAGGTTACTAGATTACAACATGATGATGCTCTTGAGCTCTTTCATTTGAATGCCTTCAAAAATAGCTCTACTATATCAGATTATACGGAGTTGTCAAGAATCGTGGTAGGTTATGTTGGAGGCATACCATTAGCTCTTAGAGTTTTGGGTTCTTTGTTCCTTCACTGCGAGAGCAAAGAAGACTGGGAAGATGAAttgaacaaattgaaaaaaattccCAACAAAAGAATTCAGAATGTGTTCCGACTAAGTTATGATAGattagaagaaaatgagaaggagacaTTTCTTGATATAGCATTTTTTTATAAGGGGATGAATATAGATTTTGCAAAAAGAATGTAA